The sequence ACTACGTTGCGAAGCCGCTCACATCCCCTTCCCCAAGGATGAATGTCATATGAAGCAGTCTGCTGCCAGGACTCTCGGTGTCGCCGCTCTCGGTGCCGCCTTCGCCGCTGCCGCCGCCGGTACCGCTTCGGCCTCCGCGCTGCCGCTCGAAGCCGCGAGCAGCGTCCTGCCCGTCGCCGGTGCGGTCGCCGACGCCACGTCGACGCTGCCGGTCCAGGACACCGCCGACCAGCTGCTCGGCACCAGCCAGACGAAGGTTCTGGGCGACGCCACCACCCCCGTCAGGGGCCTCCTCGGCGGCATGCCGGCCGGCGGTCTGACCACCAGCGGCCTCTCCGCCAACGGCCTGCCGCTCGGCAGCTGAGCCCTCCGCACCACCGCACGCCTGTGGGCGGCCATCCCGACCGGGTGGCCGCCCACAGGCGTGCGTACGGGGGCGGTACGGCTACCAGGCGCTCGCCGCCGAGGAGGAGCGCCCCTCCTCCTGGGGCAGCAGCACCCACAGCGCCAGGTAGAGCAGGAACTGCGGTCCCGGCAGCAGGCACGAGACCAGGAAGATGATGCGCATGGTCCTCGCGGACGTACCGAAGCGCCGGGCCAGCGCCGCGCACACTCCGCCGAGCATGCGTCCGTCGCGGGGGCGGGCAAGTGCGGCCATGATGGGCTCCTTCGCGAACCGTTGCGGTGGGAGCGGTTCGTTGCGCCGCTCCCTGTATCTCCATGGTCGCGCGACGAACGGGGCAAAGCGTCGCTCTACGGGGCCATCCCGACCCTGGAAATCGTCGGGGTCGAACCCTGAGGGGCCTCGTGACCGCTCCGCGACACCTCCCGTACCCGCCTGGGGCCGCCCCGTCGCAGCCGCGCCCGGCCCACCGGTACGACCAGGACGTGGGCGATCGCGACGCCCGCCGTGTTCAGGAACATCGAGTCGACGTCGACCACCTGACCGGGCACCCCGGTCTGCCCCAGCTCGATGGCCAGCGAGATCAGCGCACCGGCCGCGACCGTCCGGGCCAGCGAGGACCACGGGGAGACGTGGAGCCGGCCGCCCGCCATCGGGAGCAGCACGCCCAGCGGCGCCAGCAGCAGAAGCCCCGCGCCGATCCGGCGGGCCGCGACGGCAGGCCCGAGCGACAGATCGGCCTTGATACCGGCGAACGGTGAGAGGTTGGCGGCGGTCACCCACGGCACGTCCAGGGGGCGCAGACTGAGCCACCCGACGAGCAGCAGATGCGCGAGGAGCAGCGACACCCCGACCGCGCGGAAGCGGATGACGGCCTGGCCGTCCGTACCTTGACGCACGAAGCCCTAGACGCGGGCGGCGGCAGGATCGGTTCCGCACGGGCCGGGGAGACCTGCCTCACTGTGCGGGACCACCGGCCACACGGACGGGCCCGGCGGAGGGGCCCTTACGGCAGTCCGACCGAGCCCAGCGTCGGTACCGCCTTCGGGCTGGCCTTCGTCTCCGCCGTGCACAGATAGCCGCGCGCCGGGTACTTCCCCGGGCCGCCCAGCGTCACCGTCTCCCCGGGCGCCAGCTCCTCGTTCTCGGCGAAGGTGCAGACGATCTGGGCCAGCGCCTCGGCCGGCAGGTCCTCCGGCTGCTGGCTGAGCCGCAGCGCCTCCTTCGCGTCGCCCGCGCCGGGCCCGTAGACCCGGAGCGCCTTGGGGACGTCGGTGGAGAAGCCCGCCTGCTGCTCGTAGGCGGTGGGGCGGCGGCGCAGTTCGGTCAGCAGCTCGGTGGCGACCTGAAGACGGTCCGACTTCGCCGCCTCGACCTGCACCGCACGGTCCACCGTCACCAGCTGCGAGGCGCAGACCAGATAGATCTGTACGGGGGCGCCCCGCTCGGCCTCGGCGGCGACGTCCTCGGCGTGCAGCGCGCACGGCACCCGGGACGGGGCGGCTCCGGCGTCGACCGGCACCGATGTGGTGCGGATGCCGCAGCCCGCGACCAGTACGGCACAGAGTGCGGCACCGGCCAGGGCGGCGACGGGGCGGTGTCCCCGGCGTTCGCTGCGCCTCACGTCGGGTCGTCCTCCTGGTGGTCCGGTATCGGTGCGTCGTGGTCCTCGGTGTCACGGCCCAGCGCCTCGGCGTCGCGCGGCAGGCGCAGCACGAAGATCGCGCCGTCGCCGTCCGGCGAGTTCCGGGCGGTGATGTCGCCGTTGTGGATGTGGGCGTTCTCCATGGCGATGGAGAGCCCGAGCCCGCTTCCCTCGGAGCGCGGCCGGGAGGCGCTCGCCTTGTAGAAGCGGTCGAAGACGTGCGGCAGGACGTCCTCCGGGATGCCGGGACCGTGGTCGCGGACCTCGATGACCAGTTCCTCGCCCTCGATGCGCACCGAGACCCGGACCGGCGAACCGCCGTGCTTCAGCGCGTTTCCGATCAGGTTGGCCAGGATCACGTCGAGCCGGCGCGGATCGAGGCGGACCATCATGCCGCGCTCGGCGTCCAGGTCCACCGCGTCCAGCCAGGCGCGGGCGTCGATGCAGGCGGTCACCTGGTCGGCGACGTCCACGTCGTCCAGGACCAGGCGGGCGGTGCCCGCGTCGAAGCGGGTCACCTCCATCAGGTTCTCCACCAGGTCGTTGAGGCGCCGGGTCTCGCTCACCACCAGGTGCACGGCGGGCGCGATCATCGGGTCCAGGCTGTCGGCCTCCTCCTCCAGCACCTCGGCAACGGCCGTGATCGCGGTGAGCGGCGTGCGCAGCTCGTGCGACATGTCGGCGACGAAACGGCGGCTGGCCTCCTCGCGCGCGCTCATGTCCGCGACCTTCTTCTCCAGCGAGCCGGCCGTCTTGTTGAACGTGCGGGAGAGATCGGCCAGTTCATCGGTGCCGGACACCACGAGCCGGGTGTCGAGCTTGCCCTCGCCGAGCTTGCGGGCCGCGTCCCCGAGCCGCTGCACCGGGCGCAGCACGGTCGTCGCGGCGGCCTGGGCGAGCAGGGCCGAGCCGACCAGCGCGAGGGCCGTGGCGATCCCCAGCGACCAGGCCAGGGAACTGAGATCCTGGCGCTCCTGGTCGAGCGACTTGAGCATGTAGCCGGTCGGCCCGCCGCCGATGATCTTCGTACCGGCGACGAGGTACGGCGTACCGCGGATCGAGGTCCGCTGCCAGAACAGGTGGTACTCGTACTTGTTGCCCGCCTTGACCGGCTGCTTCTTGCTGACCTGCTTCTGGAGCGACGGCGGTACGTTGCTGCGCGTGAAGGTGTCCAGGTCGGAGTTGCCGACGATGGGCTTGCCCGGGTCGCGCTCGTCGATCAGGAGCACGCTGTAGCCGGGGCTGCTGCTCGCCATCTGCACGGCCGCCGTCTGGAGGTCCTCCTTGGACGGGCGCGGCGGCAGCGAGGCCGCCCGCGTCTGCATCTCCTGACGGAAGTCCCCGAGCGCCGCGTCCTGCGTACGCGTCAGTACGGCCTCGCGGTTCAGCCAGTACGCGATCCCGGACGCCGACACCGCGGCGGTCAGCGCGACCAGGGCGAACACGACGACGAGCCGCAGCCGCAGGCTGGTCCAGCGGAGCCCGGCCAGCAGGCTCCGCCGCACAGCCGTGCTCACTGCGGCGAGTCCAGCCGGTATCCCACGCCCCGCACGGTACGGATCAGGGTCGGCGACGACGGTACGTCCTCCACCTTGGCGCGCAGCCGCTGGACACAGGCGTCCACCAGCCGGGAGTCACCGAGGTAGTCGTGCTCCCACACCAGGCGCAGCAGTTGCTGCCGGGACAGGGCCTGGCCCGGCCGGCGGCTCAGTTCGAGCAGGAGGCGCAGCTCGGTCGGCGTGAGCTGCAGATCCTCGCCGTTCTTCGTGACGGTCATGGCGGACCGGTCGATCACCACGTTCCCGAACGTCGCGGAGTCGGTGGACTCCCGTTCGCCGCGGCGCAGCACCGCGCGGATACGGGCGTCGAGCACCCGCCCCTGCACAGGCTTGACCACGTAGTCGTCGGCGCCGGACTCGAGGCCCACCACGACGTCGATGTCGTCGCTGCGCGCGGTCAGCAGGATGATCGGCAGCTGGTCGGTGCGCCGGATGCGCCGGCACACCTCGAAACCGTCGATCCCGGGCAGCATCACATCCAGCACGACCAGGTCGGGGCGCTGCTCACGCAGCAGGTTGAGGCCGTCCTCTCCCGTCGCCGCGGTGGCCACACGGTGGCCCTGGCGTGACAGTGAGAGTTCGAGGGCCGTGCGGATGGCGTCGTCGTCCTCGATCAGCAACAGGAAAGGCACTTGGTCATTCTGACCCATGGGGCGTTCCAGTTCGACAGTTGGTCCCCCCTGATGCGCGCCCCATACGTCCCTCATGCAGCAACAAGCCCGATTTCGGGCCCTCACAGGGCCCTGTGACAGGCCTGTGACAGTCGGCGGACACCCCCATGAAACTGCCCCGGCAAGCTCATTGGCACAAGGACGGACGGACTCCACCGATGGGGGGCGCGAGATGAACGCAACTCACAGCATCAACGCAAGCGCAGTTGTCACGCGTCTCCACGATGTCGGGCGGAGCACCGAGAAGTCCGGCGCCGCAGTGAACGGACGGGGGTGCGTTCGAGGCGCCGGGCGTCAGCACACGTCATTCATGACGGTGGTTGACGCGGGTAGCGGGGGAAGCTCGTACGGGGAGGGCTCGGGGGAGCGGCAGGCACCGGCACGGTCCGAGGACGCCGAAGCGGCGTTCACGGCCTACGTCCGGGAGCGCCGCGCCTCCCTGTACGCCACCGCCTACCACCTGACCGGTGACCGGTTCGAGGCCGAGGACCTGCTCCAGAGCGCCCTGTTCTCGACGTACCGGGCGTGGGACCGGATCAGTGACAAGGCCGCGGTGGGCGGTTATCTGCGCCGCACGATGACCAATCTCCACATCAGCGCCTGGCGCAGGCGCAAGCTGAAC comes from Streptomyces sp. Mut1 and encodes:
- a CDS encoding VanZ family protein, which encodes MRQGTDGQAVIRFRAVGVSLLLAHLLLVGWLSLRPLDVPWVTAANLSPFAGIKADLSLGPAVAARRIGAGLLLLAPLGVLLPMAGGRLHVSPWSSLARTVAAGALISLAIELGQTGVPGQVVDVDSMFLNTAGVAIAHVLVVPVGRARLRRGGPRRVREVSRSGHEAPQGSTPTISRVGMAP
- a CDS encoding SigE family RNA polymerase sigma factor, whose translation is MNATHSINASAVVTRLHDVGRSTEKSGAAVNGRGCVRGAGRQHTSFMTVVDAGSGGSSYGEGSGERQAPARSEDAEAAFTAYVRERRASLYATAYHLTGDRFEAEDLLQSALFSTYRAWDRISDKAAVGGYLRRTMTNLHISAWRRRKLNEYPTEELPETAGDTDAMRGTELRAVLWQALARLPELQRTMLVLRYYEGRTDPEIASILDISVGTVKSSIWRSLRRLREDEVLSFGRDEEESFGELVA
- a CDS encoding sensor histidine kinase, with the translated sequence MSTAVRRSLLAGLRWTSLRLRLVVVFALVALTAAVSASGIAYWLNREAVLTRTQDAALGDFRQEMQTRAASLPPRPSKEDLQTAAVQMASSSPGYSVLLIDERDPGKPIVGNSDLDTFTRSNVPPSLQKQVSKKQPVKAGNKYEYHLFWQRTSIRGTPYLVAGTKIIGGGPTGYMLKSLDQERQDLSSLAWSLGIATALALVGSALLAQAAATTVLRPVQRLGDAARKLGEGKLDTRLVVSGTDELADLSRTFNKTAGSLEKKVADMSAREEASRRFVADMSHELRTPLTAITAVAEVLEEEADSLDPMIAPAVHLVVSETRRLNDLVENLMEVTRFDAGTARLVLDDVDVADQVTACIDARAWLDAVDLDAERGMMVRLDPRRLDVILANLIGNALKHGGSPVRVSVRIEGEELVIEVRDHGPGIPEDVLPHVFDRFYKASASRPRSEGSGLGLSIAMENAHIHNGDITARNSPDGDGAIFVLRLPRDAEALGRDTEDHDAPIPDHQEDDPT
- the afsQ1 gene encoding two-component system response regulator AfsQ1, giving the protein MPFLLLIEDDDAIRTALELSLSRQGHRVATAATGEDGLNLLREQRPDLVVLDVMLPGIDGFEVCRRIRRTDQLPIILLTARSDDIDVVVGLESGADDYVVKPVQGRVLDARIRAVLRRGERESTDSATFGNVVIDRSAMTVTKNGEDLQLTPTELRLLLELSRRPGQALSRQQLLRLVWEHDYLGDSRLVDACVQRLRAKVEDVPSSPTLIRTVRGVGYRLDSPQ
- a CDS encoding PspC domain-containing protein, with amino-acid sequence MAALARPRDGRMLGGVCAALARRFGTSARTMRIIFLVSCLLPGPQFLLYLALWVLLPQEEGRSSSAASAW